The Spiroplasma corruscae DNA window ACAGATATTGTAAAATTAAATGAAGAAAAAGATTTTCTAACTGGTTTAATTGAAAAACTTAAATCAATAATCAATGATCAATCAGTACTTAATAATGAAATTATAAGTAAGTTAAATGAATTTAAGAGAGAGTTTAGTATTCCTAGAAGAACTAAGATTATTGATGAAATTGAAAATATCGATGTTGAAATTAAAAAAACAATAGTTGAAAAAGATTATACTGTTTGAGTTTCACAAGATGGTTATTTAAAAGCGATTGATGATGCTCATTTAGGTAAGTTTCCAATATCTGAGTTTAAAAGAAAACCCAATGACATTTGAATCGCTCAATTCCCAGCATCAAGTTTAAATTATATTATTTTAGTTTCAAGTGCAGGGACATATTTCTCGATTCCAGTATATAAAATTAATCCAAGTAAGTGAAAAGAAATTGGTATGCATTTAAATGAAGTTGCAACTATATCTGGATCTGAAAAAATATTAGCGGCATTCGTTGTTAAAAAGTTTGAAAATGCAAAACAAGAAATTTTATTAGCTACAAGAAAAGGTATGATTAAAAGAACGCCTATTGAGGACTTAGAAACTAAGATGTTCTCAAAAGCATTTAGGATTATGAAAATGCAAGAAGGTGACGAATTAGTATCAGCTTCATTAGTTACTTCAAAAACTAGATATGTGACTATGCTAACAAAAAACGGTTTTGCAGTGAGATATGATATAAATGAGATACCTAGTGCAGGACAAAATGCAAAAGGTGTAAAATCAACTGTTGTTAAAGATGATTATATAATTGCTGGTAAGGCTTTTGATAAACAAGGCGATATATTAGTATTAACTAATAAAGGTAATATTAAAAAAGTTAAACAAGAATTAGTACCTCTTATGGCAAGACCTAAACGTGGTGTGAGATTATACCCATGAAATAAAAAGAGAGATGAATTTGCAACATTCTTATATAACGTTCAAGACAAAGATACATTAAATATTCTAGATGATGAAGATAATTTAACTCAAATTAATGTAAAAACATTTAAGTATGCTGATCTTGAAGATGTTCCAGAAGACTTGGATATGACTAATATTGTAACAACAACTTTAGAAAAATCATTTATTGTTAAAAACAATGATATCCCAATTCCTCCTAAATCTGGAGATGACGATAATGGTGGTAATAATTCTGGAGATAGTGGAAACATAAAGCCATTAAAATCTAAACAAGATATTACCAAAAAAGAAAATATAGTTCATAAAAATAATGAAAAAATAATAAAAGTTATTAATAAACCAAGTGATTCAAATAATAATAAACAATCTGAAAATAAAAGCGAAGATTTAAATACAGAAGAATTAAAAATCGATATTGATGATCTGTTATAATGCTTTTATTTTTTTTACACATATTATTTATTTTTTAACGAATATATAATTATAAATATATTAAAAATATAAAGGAGATTATTATGATAATCCAAGTAATAGGACAACCGTTTTCTGGGAAAACTTCTCTTGCAAAATACATTTCAAAAAAATTAAACATTAAATACTTTTGTGCAGAGGACATGTATTACAACGATTATCAAAAAGTTACTGATGATTATGCTGATTTAATTTTAAATAATAATGATTTTATTATTGATGGTTCAATAAGTTGGTTTTATAAAAGTGCTTTTTTTAAAAGAGATATTTTAATATGAGTTGAAACTGATGATAATGAAAGAATAGAAAGAATAAATAATCTAGAGATGAAAATAGATTGATTAAAGAAAATCGATTATAATAAGTATTATAAATATAATGATGAATATTTTGAACTTTCTAGAAATTATCAAGAGAAACAAAAACTTTTAAATCTACTATTTATGGAGTTTGAAATCGCGGACTCTAAAAAAATTATCATTGACGGTGCAATATCAAATAAAGAACAATTTAAAATAATAATAGATTTAATATTAGAAAAAAAGAAAAAAAATTATTTAAAAGGTAATATTGATTTATTTAAAGTATACAAAAAAGAAGTTGGTATGAGTATAAAAAATATTAAACAAAGTTTAAAAATAGTAAAAAGTACTAATATTAAACAAACAAAGTTGTTTGAAAAACAATATATAAAATATGAAAAACTAATCTCAAATGACAAATATATTTCTTATAAAAATAATCTAAAAAATAGTTTTAGAAATTCTAAAAAAAATATAAAAAATATTTATAACGTATCAAACATAAGTTTACAACCCGATAAAAAATTAGTAAAAGATTTATCGAGTTTAACTAATTATAAAACTGCAATTGAAACTTCTAAGTTTATAAAAAACATTATTAAGATATTAGATATAGAAAAGCACAAACTAAAGAGATAAGGAATTTATGAAAAAGTTTAAAGGAAAAATTTATAAATATATTTTTAGTTCAGAATCAGGTTTTGGTGTTGCTCTTTTTAGTTTATTTGAAAATCCCAAAAAAATAATTAAGATAATTGGTGATATTTCTCATATGAAAAAAGATTATCTATATGAAATAAGTGTTCAACAGTTCAATGATAGCTCAAGAAATGAAGTAAACTTTAAAGTAATAAATATTATTACAGTTAAGGATTTTGAAAATGACCCTGACTCATTAATAAAGTATTTAAGTTCTTCTCTATTCCCAACAATTGGAAAAGGTCTTGCAACTAATTTAGTAAATCATTTTAAAACAGATGTAATTAATAAAATTTTATTAAACAAAGATAGTTTAATTGATATTGATGGAATGAATAGTGTAAAAGCAAAAATATTGTATGATACTTTATTTGAATTAAAAAATAGTTTTATAGATTTATTTATAGAAAAAAATTTAAAATTAGATTTTTTTTATAAGCTAAATAAAAATTTCAATAACTATAAAGATATTGAAATGGTTTTAAAAAATGACTTCTATAAATTTGCTTATGAAAATAATTTAACTCCTTTTAGTGAAGTCGATAAAGTAGCACTTGCTTTTGGTGAAGAGCTATTAAGCGAAAAAAGAATATCTTGATTAGTTCATAGTGTTGTTAAAAATATGTTGTTCAATAGTGGTGATACATACACAGATATAGAAAAAATAAAGAGTGTATTATACAAAGAAAATTTATTAGATTATACTGTTCCTTTTCAAGAAATAATAAATAAATTAGTATATGCAAAAAATGAAACTATTTTATATTTCAAAGATCAAAAAATTTATACAAAGGATAGTTACGAAGAAGAGCAATGCATATCAGAAAAACTTATAAATATTTTAAAACTTAAGAAAGACAATGAATTCGATGAAGATTATGTATTAGATAAAATAAAAATTATAGAAGATGAATTTAAGATAATAAAAAAAATAGATAATTTTAAATTTAATAAAGAACAATTAAACTCATTATTAAGTTTTGTAAATAATAATATTTTAATAATAACAGGTGGTCCGGGAACTGGTAAAACAACTTTGATTCATGCCATAGTTAGGTTATATGAAATTTTATATAATAAAAATAAAAATGATTATTCTATATTAGCACCAACAGGTAGAGCTGCATCAAGAATAAAAGAAGATTCGAATTCTTTGTATACGTCAACAATACATAGATATTTAAAATATACTGGTAATAATATGTTTGATGTCAATGAAGGAAATCCAATTTATACAAATTTAATAGTAATAGATGAATCATCAATATTAGGAAATCAATTATTTTCAAAACTTTTAAAAGGTGTAAAAGGTATTGAAAAGTTAGTTCTAATTGGAGATATAAATCAATTACCAAGTGTTGAATATGGTAACTTATATGAAGATCTTATTAAAAGTAAAAAATTTAAAACAGAATACCTAGTTGCTAATAACAGACAATCAAGTGAAAATGATATTCCAGTATTTGCAAATTCAGTTTGAAATGGTGTAGAAGATTTAAGTTTAAAAGGATATAAAAATGTAATTTTTGATTATGATGAAGACGAAAATAAATTATTAGAAAAACTAAAAGATTATTATATTAAATATTGCCCTGATAAACTTGAAGACTCAATTACAGGAATACAAGTTATTGCACCAATGTATAAAAATAACTTAGGAATTAATAATTTAAATAATTATATACAAAGTTTTAAAAACAATTCTTCTGGTGTAAAAGTTAAAAAGGGAAATTCTCAATTTAAAAATAATGATAAGGTAATCTTTAATGAAAATAATATTAAATTAATGTTATTTAATGGAGATGTTGGTTATATTAAATCAATAACTAAGGTAGAAGAAAAGATTAATATATCACTTGATTTTTGTTTAAGAGATATTAATGTCTCAGTGGATTTAATAAAAAATCTTGACTTAAGTTATGCATGTTCAATCCATAAAACTCAGGGTAGTGAATATGATAATGTAATACTTGTTTTGGATGCAAGTAATTGATCGACTTTAAGTTTCGTTGATAAAAGAATGATTTATACAGCTATTACTAGAGCTAAAAAAAATCTTGTAATATTATCAAATGAAAAAACTTTTATTAAATGTGCTAGCTTCTTAAGGGAATCAAGAAAAACAACTCTTATAGAATACATTAATTACAAATTAGAAAATTTTTAACAAATTGAATTTATTAGTTTAAAACCATAATAAAAATGTAAAATATTAATAGTGATTTTTTAATCAATTTCAGTTTTTTGGAGAGGTATTTTTATGAGACAAAAAGGGATTTTATTAACTTTTATAGTTTTTGCAGTGTTGTTTTTAATAGTATTGATTGTTAGTCTTTCATTCAGTTCATTGATTGATATTAATAAAGAGTTAAGTTATTCAAACATTGATGAAAGTACTAGTAAAAATATTAGTAACCCATATGATTTATCATATTTTATATTTGGTTATAAAGGTTTTTTATCAATATTAACTAATAATTCACTAAACTTTATTATTTTTTCTTTATTTTGAGTATATCTACTACCATTATTTTTCTCATTCTTTGGATTATTTCTTTTAATATTTATTTTTACATTAATAATTCACAATATAAGACGTGATTATAAATACCAATTTGCAAAAAGAGTTGGTAAATGAGGAATGTACGTAACCTTCTTTATATTATTGGCTTTTGCATTTATTTCAATTATTTTATTCTCATTTCTTGAAGTAGAATTTAAAAAAATCCAAGCATTAAAAGATAAGTTTGATAATGAATTTTTCGATACATTCTCTGCAATTTCATTACTAAGGGTATTAGCAAAAGGTTATATCTTTGGGATTAATTATGAAAATGTTGGTTCAATATTAGGAGACGATTTTAACTATGCATTATTAGTAGTTTCATTGGTCTTTGGGACAATATTTTTACCAACTGTTGGTATTATGTTTGTAGTGTTTAGTTCAATTTGAATTGCTACATTTATTTCCTCAAGAAATAGTTCACATTCTAAATTTAGAATGTGATTAAAAAATATTAGAATTGATTCTAAACGTGAATTTTATTCACTAATACTTAAAAATATATGACTATGAATTGTAGCTGCTTCATTTATTATAACAATTATCTCACCTGGTTTAGTTCACCCATACAATGATGGTTTTCAAATAACTCTAACAGTAATTTCAATTATTATAGTACCACTTGTTTTTATTCCATTAATAATTGGAATGTCAAGAGTTGTTAAAATTAGAAGATTTAATTATAACTTATTAATGTTTCTTCAAATAATGATTCTAATATTTACAGTTATTTTATTACAATTAACAATATGAATTTTATTCAAAGAAGAAATTCAAGTTCATTCTTCAGTTTCTTCATTAATTCCTTTTGCTACAATTACTTCATCTGTATTTGCAGAGTTTGGTTTTGTGAAACTTCAACAAAGATAAAATTTATATTTTATCTTTTTTTTTATTTTAAGGTGAAATTAAATTAAAATATATTTGATGGAGGATTAATAATGATAATCAAAAATGCAAAAATTGTATTGGAAGATAATATAATTCAAAACGGATGGATTGAAATAGAAGGAAGTATTATAAAATCTATAAATGAAGGTTCTACTACTTTGGATGGAATTGATGCAAATAATTCATGATTAGTACCTGGCTTTATTGATTGTCACGTTCACGGTGGATATGGTGTAGATTTTGAAACAGGGACAATAGAAGGTTATGAAAAGTTCTCTAAGGAAGTTGTAAAAGAAGGTATCACAACTTACGTTCAAGGCAGTGTGACTAATTCATTTGAAAATAATGTTAAATATTTCAATAATTTTAAAGAATTTATAAAAGATAAAACAAAGCAATATGCCAAATGTTTAGGTGTACACCTTGAAGGACCTTTTATTTCAGCTGAGAAAAAAGGTGCACATGAATTATCATTATTAGAAAATCCAAATTTAGATACATTAAAAAAATTAATAGAGGTTTCTGATAATACAATTAGAATCATAACTTATGCACCAGACCTCCAAGATGGAACTTTTACAAAATATTTAATTGAAAATAATATTATTCCAAGTGCAGGACACACCAATATAAGTTTTAGTGATTGTGAAAAAGATTATAAAATAGGGTTTAGACATGTAACACATTTATTTAATGGAATGAGTGGTGTGTCTCAATATGAACCAGGTTTAGCAGCTTATGCATTATATAGAGATGATATTTTATGTGAAGTTATTAGTGATGGAATTCATATAAAAACTGATACATTGAAATTTATATATAAAGTAAAAGGTCCAAATAATATTTGTATAATCACAGATGCTATGAATGCAAAAGGTTTACCTGATGGAGATTATAAGCTTGGCAATTTAGAAGTTGTTAAAGAAGGTATGAAAGTATGTCTAAAATCAAGTGGAGTACTAGCTGGAGCTGGAGCAACTTATGATCATAACGTAAGAACATTTTATAATGCAATTGAAAATTTAGAAATGAATGATTTAATCAAAATGACATCAATAAATATTGCAAAGCAACTAAATATTTATGATGTAACTGGAAGTATAAGTGTCAACAAAAAAGCTGATATAGTAATGCTAAGTAAAGATTTAAAGGTACTAAAAACATTTGTTGAAGGTAAATTAATTTATGAAAAATAACATAAATCCAAAAAGTTTTATTATAATAAAATTTTTATTTACTATTGGTTTCTTATTTTTATACTCTGCAAGTTTTCTTCTCTTAATAAAAATTCTAAAAGAGCAAAAAGAAGATGTTACTTTATTTATTCAAACCAAAACCTATTTGGCCATAACTATATTCTTAGTAACACTTGGATTAGTATGCTTTATTGCTTTTTTGTTAATCAGAATTAATATTAATAAAAAAACAAAATATATTTATTCAAAGAAAGAGAAGTTATTCCTTTATATTTCTGTTTCTTTAATTTTAGTTTCGGTAATTTTATCAATTTTTACTATTTCTTCAATATATATAAAAAATATTAATCTATTAGCCGTTTCAATAAGTGTACTTTCTATACAAGTAATGTTCAGTATAACTTGTTCTATACTCGAAGGTTTAACAAGAATGAAAGAACAACAAATTATAAACAGTTTGTGATTTGAAAATGAGTTAAAAGAAAATACAAAAAACAATAATTCGGTAACAAAACCTAAAAAACTCGATAGTAATATTAATCCTTTTAAAGATGGAGATGATAAAGATGATTAAGATTGCAACAATAGGTACTTCAAAAATCGTTGAACAATTTATTGATGCAGCAATAAAGTCAGGAAGTTTTAAAGTTTCTTGTTGTTATTCAAGAGATAAAGCTAAAGCAAGAGATTTAATAAATAAATATTCAATTTATGCTGTAGCTACAAACAAGTTTGAAACAATAATAGATGAGTCTGACGCAGTTTATATTGCTTCACCTAATGGTTTGCACTATGAACAAGCAAAATACTTTTTATTACAACAAAAACATGTATTATTAGAAAAACCATTAACACTTGATTACAAACAAGCTGTTGAATTATCAGAGATTGCAATTAAAAATAAAGTTATATTTATGGAAGCTTACAAGACAATACATTTACCACAGTTTAAATATTTAATTGATTTTACCAAAACACACCAGCCTTTTATGATGAACTTAAATCTTAATAGAATAACTTCTAGAATTAATAATTTAAAAAATGGAGTTATTGATAATATATTTGATTATAATTTAGGTAGAGGTTCAACATATGATATGTTAGTTTATCCAGTTGAATTAAGCGTTTCTCTGTTTGGTAAAGTTCAGTCTGTTAAAGCGTTAGGGCAAAAACTTGAAAATAATAGTGGATTAAATGATATTGTAATTCTGAAACACGAATGTGGAGTACTGGTAAACATTACTTGCAGTAAAGTGACTAACGGTATTATTCAAAATGAAATTTTATCTGATAGTATTACGCTTACATTTACAGATGCAATAAATATTAAAGATATAAAAATATACTTATCAGATGATAATGATAACCCTAAAGAAATAGACTATGAAACTGATGATAATAATCTTGTATATGAATTAGCAGTATTTTCAAAAATGATTAATGATAATGATTTTACTCTAAGGGATAATTTAATGAATATATCATTAGAAGCATTACATACTCTAAATAGAATAGAATTAGATCAGAGAAGGTAAAACATGAAAAAACTAAGTAAATATATAGATCATACAATTTTAAAACCCGATGCAACTAAAGAAGAAATTAAAAAATTATGTGAAGAAGCATTAGAATATAATTTTGCGACAGTTTGCATAAACCCATATAGAATAAAAGATGCTATATCATACCTAAAAGATAGTAATGTTGGCATAACTACTGTAATTGGTTTCCCATTAGGAGCAAATATTACAGAAGTAAAAGTATTAGAAACTAAAAAGGCAATAGATGATGGCGCAAGTGAAATAGATATGGTAATAAATATCGGAGCAGTAAAAGATCAAGACTGAGAATATGTATATGATGATATGAAAGCAATTAAATTAGCAGCAGGTTCAAACATTGTTAAGGTTATTTTAGAGAACTGCTTATTAACTAAAAATGAAATAATAAAATGTTGTGAATTAGCTGTCAAGGCTGGACTTGATTTTGTTAAAACTTCAACAGGCTTTTCAAAAAGTGGAGCTACATTTGAAGATGTTAGACTAATGAAAATGACTGTTAAAGATAATTGTAAAGTTAAAGCGGCTGGTGGTGTAAGAACTACTTTAGATGCACTTGAAATGATAAAGAGTGGTGCAGATAGACTTGGAACTAGTGGTGGAGTTAACATTGTAAAAGGTGAAGATAATAAAAATACATATTAAAAATAAGTGATTTCTCACTTATTTTTTTAAAACAATCATTTTATTTTTATTAGTTTTTCTTCTGATAATGAGTCTTTTCATTCATAAAGTGATAATCCATCATTTATTGTTACACTTCATTCATTATTTTCGTTAATAAAATTGAATTTAATTAAGCCTAATCTTGATTTTTTATTATTTTCTTTATAAGGTGCTTTTTGTATCATTAAATTTTTATTATCAATTTTAGCAAATGTAACTTTTTGGGCCATGCTTAATGAGTCTCTTCTTATACTCCAAGAATAATTATAAGCACCAATACCAAAAACAACATTACTAGAAGCGTAACCCATTTTCTCTAATTCTTTAAAAATGCACAATGCTTTTTTATAATTTATATTGTCGCCAAGTATAACTCCTATTTTCTCGTTAAGTATTTTATAGCCTTTACTATTGATTTTATGACCAAAAATTGTATCAATATATTTTATAATTCCAAGTTTTTCACTTTCGAATAACTCTTCATTTAAATTTATTTGTTTTTTACCAGCTATTAATTCTAACGGGTCTAATGAATCTGGTCTTATTACAAATTTACCATTTCTTGCAATAATTTTGTTTTTTAGCTTTGGTAAATATACTTCTAAAACATTAAATATATTTCAAGTATCACTAACTACTGATAGTACTCCATTTGGGTATAAATCAATTAATCTTTCATATGTAATAAATTCTTTTTCTTTTAATCCTGCTGACATAACTGAATGTTCTGTTGCATAAACACTTGTGCCAAGAATCTTTCTACTAAAATTTCCAAAATAATCTTTATATTTATATAGCTCCTTTATGCTAGGTAAATTATCGCTTCCAACAAAGTTCATTAAATGACCAATTCCTGTTTTGATAGCACCATAGTTTGTACAAATACCTCTTTGGGAAAAATCGTGGAATTGATAATCTATATGACTATCATCATCACAAGTTATATGAGAATATTTCTGAGCTAATTTTCTAAATTGGTAGCTTACATTCCCTGATGTAATAATTGGTCAAATTTCACTAATTAATCAAGTTTCAATATAGCTAACTAATCAATAAAATCTAGGGTGTGTATTTCATAAAAGAGCAATAGGAGTATTTTCTTTTATTTTAATTTTAGACTCAATTTCTTTTTCGTGATGTTCTAATGTTAAAAAATCTATTGGTAATGATTTCAATTCTTCATGTAGGTATTTAAAATCATCAATCATACCGCTTGTAAATTTTATGTTTGTGTATGATTTCATTTCCTCGATTTCATTAATTATTTCTTCTCAAGTTAGTCTAAAAAAATTATAATCTCAGTCTTCGAATAATTTTTTAAAAGTATATTCTACTCCATATGAATATATATAATCAATTTTATCATTAGAAAAGTTGTACTCTTCATCAAACTTTTTAAAACTTCTTGGTGTAATATTAGCAAATAAAAATGTTGTTTTATCAGGGTACTGATCTTTATGATCTAATTTATAACTATCTGTTTTAAATAAACTTATCATTACTTTCAACTCCTAAATAATTATATATAATAAACATTAATATTTTAACTATATTATAAGTTTAGAAATTTAATAAATATCCAAGGTATTTAATTATTTATATATATAATAAAGTTGTAATTCGTAGATTAAGAATATACTAAAAGCTATTAATTACATTATTAAATATATAAATAATATAAGTAAACAAATATTTATATTACGGAGGAATAATGAAAAAATTATTGACAATCATTGGTAGTTTATCAATTTGTACTTTGCCAGTAACAACAATTATATCTTGTGATTCTACAAGAAATACTTTTGACATTGTATTTATACCATCAGTTAATGCAACTGATATACAAAATACTATTAAACCTTTAGAAGAGGCATTACAAAAATATTTGAAGGAAAAAGATAGCACTTTTAATAAACCTGTAAAAATAACAACAGCCACTGATTATGAAGCCGCTGGAAGCTCGCTAAAAAATGGTAAGTCAGATTTAGCTTTTTTACCGGTTAATACTTATGCATCATACAGAGGTTCATCTAATGATGATGGAACTTATAAGGATGCAGGTGTATTATTGATATCATCTCGTAATGGTTTAAACGCTGAAACTAATTACGATAAATTTAAAGTAGGAGATGATTTTTCAGACTTTGAAGCTTCAAAACAAGACTTATCGTTTGAAGATTTAAGTGGGTTAGCATTAAATTATAATAAATTACTAAGTGATAATCTTAATTTAAATGAAGAAGAAAATTCTGATAAATTAGATTTAACCGTAGACAATGTAAGTAATACTTTATTCGATAAAAACAATATGGTTAGTTATTATCGATCATATGTATTTGCAAATAAAAGTTGATTAGAAAGTGAGAAAAATAATAATACAAGCTATAGTTCAAAATCATTAGATGAATTTATAAAAGATAAAGAAGTAATGAAAAACCTTATATTATCAGCTGGTAAAGGTTTATCAATGGGAAAAAGCCTTACATCAAGTGGTTCAGTGTTGTACCCATTATTATGAATGAAAAAATCTTTAGGTTTATCAGATGAAAACCTTAGAGATGTTTATAAAAATAGTTCAAGACAAAATGGTTATCCAGATGCTGCAAGATTAGTTAGCATAAATGGAGATGTAAAAATGTCAGTTGGTTATGGCGATATAAGATATGATTTAAAAGGAAATGTTGCAGATATGAAAACAGCTTTTAAAAACTCAATTGTAATTGCATCAACGACTGGTATACCTAATGATGGAATAATGTATTCTAGAAAAACTGTAAATGAAACTCTTGTTAGTACTCTAAGATCAGCATTTCAAACATTTGTAAAAGACCCAAATTTAAAATCTGTTTTTGATTTATATAATCATAATCAAT harbors:
- the parC gene encoding DNA topoisomerase IV subunit A, producing MSDNNKNGIIDYSLEDLMSERFGRYAKYIIQERALPDVRDGLKPVQRRILFTMNEINLTHDKAYKKSARIVGDVIGKYHPHGDTSVYEALVRMSQSWKLNMPLVDMQGNNGSIDGDGAAAMRYTESRLSKITSVLLEDLQKNTVLFAPNYDDSEKEPTVLPGYFPNILINGSTGIAAGYATNMPPHNLGEIIDATILLIKKPKATLSDITKIVQGPDFPTGGIAMGKEGIESAFTTGKGRVILQSRMVAEDDKIVIDQIPYEVVKQDLVRKIGEVVEANPQLDVKEVRDETDRTGLRIVIELNPDSDYDFIRKFLLKNTSLQVSYNYNNVVIVDKQPKQLGIIEIIKAYIGHYKDVFLKKTKFDLDKSEKRLEIIEGLVKAISVLDEVIQIIRNSANRGDAITNLINAFEFTENQAIAIVDLRLYRLTSTDIVKLNEEKDFLTGLIEKLKSIINDQSVLNNEIISKLNEFKREFSIPRRTKIIDEIENIDVEIKKTIVEKDYTVWVSQDGYLKAIDDAHLGKFPISEFKRKPNDIWIAQFPASSLNYIILVSSAGTYFSIPVYKINPSKWKEIGMHLNEVATISGSEKILAAFVVKKFENAKQEILLATRKGMIKRTPIEDLETKMFSKAFRIMKMQEGDELVSASLVTSKTRYVTMLTKNGFAVRYDINEIPSAGQNAKGVKSTVVKDDYIIAGKAFDKQGDILVLTNKGNIKKVKQELVPLMARPKRGVRLYPWNKKRDEFATFLYNVQDKDTLNILDDEDNLTQINVKTFKYADLEDVPEDLDMTNIVTTTLEKSFIVKNNDIPIPPKSGDDDNGGNNSGDSGNIKPLKSKQDITKKENIVHKNNEKIIKVINKPSDSNNNKQSENKSEDLNTEELKIDIDDLL
- the scm1 gene encoding motility-associated protein Scm1 yields the protein MRQKGILLTFIVFAVLFLIVLIVSLSFSSLIDINKELSYSNIDESTSKNISNPYDLSYFIFGYKGFLSILTNNSLNFIIFSLFWVYLLPLFFSFFGLFLLIFIFTLIIHNIRRDYKYQFAKRVGKWGMYVTFFILLAFAFISIILFSFLEVEFKKIQALKDKFDNEFFDTFSAISLLRVLAKGYIFGINYENVGSILGDDFNYALLVVSLVFGTIFLPTVGIMFVVFSSIWIATFISSRNSSHSKFRMWLKNIRIDSKREFYSLILKNIWLWIVAASFIITIISPGLVHPYNDGFQITLTVISIIIVPLVFIPLIIGMSRVVKIRRFNYNLLMFLQIMILIFTVILLQLTIWILFKEEIQVHSSVSSLIPFATITSSVFAEFGFVKLQQR
- a CDS encoding AAA family ATPase encodes the protein MKKFKGKIYKYIFSSESGFGVALFSLFENPKKIIKIIGDISHMKKDYLYEISVQQFNDSSRNEVNFKVINIITVKDFENDPDSLIKYLSSSLFPTIGKGLATNLVNHFKTDVINKILLNKDSLIDIDGMNSVKAKILYDTLFELKNSFIDLFIEKNLKLDFFYKLNKNFNNYKDIEMVLKNDFYKFAYENNLTPFSEVDKVALAFGEELLSEKRISWLVHSVVKNMLFNSGDTYTDIEKIKSVLYKENLLDYTVPFQEIINKLVYAKNETILYFKDQKIYTKDSYEEEQCISEKLINILKLKKDNEFDEDYVLDKIKIIEDEFKIIKKIDNFKFNKEQLNSLLSFVNNNILIITGGPGTGKTTLIHAIVRLYEILYNKNKNDYSILAPTGRAASRIKEDSNSLYTSTIHRYLKYTGNNMFDVNEGNPIYTNLIVIDESSILGNQLFSKLLKGVKGIEKLVLIGDINQLPSVEYGNLYEDLIKSKKFKTEYLVANNRQSSENDIPVFANSVWNGVEDLSLKGYKNVIFDYDEDENKLLEKLKDYYIKYCPDKLEDSITGIQVIAPMYKNNLGINNLNNYIQSFKNNSSGVKVKKGNSQFKNNDKVIFNENNIKLMLFNGDVGYIKSITKVEEKINISLDFCLRDINVSVDLIKNLDLSYACSIHKTQGSEYDNVILVLDASNWSTLSFVDKRMIYTAITRAKKNLVILSNEKTFIKCASFLRESRKTTLIEYINYKLENF
- a CDS encoding nicotinamide phosphoribosyltransferase domain-containing protein gives rise to the protein MISLFKTDSYKLDHKDQYPDKTTFLFANITPRSFKKFDEEYNFSNDKIDYIYSYGVEYTFKKLFEDWDYNFFRLTWEEIINEIEEMKSYTNIKFTSGMIDDFKYLHEELKSLPIDFLTLEHHEKEIESKIKIKENTPIALLWNTHPRFYWLVSYIETWLISEIWPIITSGNVSYQFRKLAQKYSHITCDDDSHIDYQFHDFSQRGICTNYGAIKTGIGHLMNFVGSDNLPSIKELYKYKDYFGNFSRKILGTSVYATEHSVMSAGLKEKEFITYERLIDLYPNGVLSVVSDTWNIFNVLEVYLPKLKNKIIARNGKFVIRPDSLDPLELIAGKKQINLNEELFESEKLGIIKYIDTIFGHKINSKGYKILNEKIGVILGDNINYKKALCIFKELEKMGYASSNVVFGIGAYNYSWSIRRDSLSMAQKVTFAKIDNKNLMIQKAPYKENNKKSRLGLIKFNFINENNEWSVTINDGLSLYEWKDSLSEEKLIKIKWLF
- the deoC gene encoding deoxyribose-phosphate aldolase translates to MKKLSKYIDHTILKPDATKEEIKKLCEEALEYNFATVCINPYRIKDAISYLKDSNVGITTVIGFPLGANITEVKVLETKKAIDDGASEIDMVINIGAVKDQDWEYVYDDMKAIKLAAGSNIVKVILENCLLTKNEIIKCCELAVKAGLDFVKTSTGFSKSGATFEDVRLMKMTVKDNCKVKAAGGVRTTLDALEMIKSGADRLGTSGGVNIVKGEDNKNTY
- the nagA gene encoding N-acetylglucosamine-6-phosphate deacetylase, whose amino-acid sequence is MIIKNAKIVLEDNIIQNGWIEIEGSIIKSINEGSTTLDGIDANNSWLVPGFIDCHVHGGYGVDFETGTIEGYEKFSKEVVKEGITTYVQGSVTNSFENNVKYFNNFKEFIKDKTKQYAKCLGVHLEGPFISAEKKGAHELSLLENPNLDTLKKLIEVSDNTIRIITYAPDLQDGTFTKYLIENNIIPSAGHTNISFSDCEKDYKIGFRHVTHLFNGMSGVSQYEPGLAAYALYRDDILCEVISDGIHIKTDTLKFIYKVKGPNNICIITDAMNAKGLPDGDYKLGNLEVVKEGMKVCLKSSGVLAGAGATYDHNVRTFYNAIENLEMNDLIKMTSINIAKQLNIYDVTGSISVNKKADIVMLSKDLKVLKTFVEGKLIYEK
- a CDS encoding Gfo/Idh/MocA family protein encodes the protein MIKIATIGTSKIVEQFIDAAIKSGSFKVSCCYSRDKAKARDLINKYSIYAVATNKFETIIDESDAVYIASPNGLHYEQAKYFLLQQKHVLLEKPLTLDYKQAVELSEIAIKNKVIFMEAYKTIHLPQFKYLIDFTKTHQPFMMNLNLNRITSRINNLKNGVIDNIFDYNLGRGSTYDMLVYPVELSVSLFGKVQSVKALGQKLENNSGLNDIVILKHECGVLVNITCSKVTNGIIQNEILSDSITLTFTDAINIKDIKIYLSDDNDNPKEIDYETDDNNLVYELAVFSKMINDNDFTLRDNLMNISLEALHTLNRIELDQRR